One Pseudomonas abieticivorans genomic region harbors:
- a CDS encoding superoxide dismutase gives MAFELPPLPYAHDALQPHISKETLEFHHDKHHNTYVVNLNNLVPGTEFEGKTLEEIVKTSSGGIFNNAAQVWNHTFYWNCLAPNAGGQPTGALAEAINASFGSFDKFKEEFSKTSIGTFGSGWGWLVKKADGSLALASTIGAGNPLTSGDTPLLTCDVWEHAYYIDYRNVRPKYVEAFWNLVNWKFVAEQFEGKSFTA, from the coding sequence ATGGCTTTCGAATTGCCGCCGCTGCCCTACGCACACGATGCCCTGCAGCCGCACATCTCCAAGGAAACACTGGAATTTCACCACGACAAGCACCACAACACCTATGTCGTGAACCTGAACAACCTGGTGCCAGGCACCGAGTTCGAAGGCAAGACCCTGGAAGAAATCGTCAAGACTTCCTCGGGTGGCATCTTCAACAACGCCGCTCAGGTCTGGAACCACACCTTCTACTGGAACTGCCTGGCGCCAAACGCCGGCGGCCAACCGACCGGCGCACTGGCTGAAGCCATCAACGCCTCGTTCGGTTCGTTCGACAAGTTCAAGGAAGAGTTCAGCAAGACCTCCATCGGCACCTTCGGCTCCGGCTGGGGCTGGCTGGTGAAAAAGGCCGACGGCTCCCTGGCCCTGGCCAGCACCATCGGCGCCGGCAACCCGCTGACCAGCGGCGACACCCCGCTGCTGACCTGCGACGTCTGGGAACACGCCTACTACATCGACTACCGCAACGTGCGTCCGAAGTATGTAGAAGCGTTCTGGAACCTGGTGAACTGGAAATTCGTGGCTGAGCAATTCGAAGGCAAATCCTTCACTGCCTAA
- a CDS encoding LysE/ArgO family amino acid transporter, with protein sequence MWQSYLNGLLVAAGLIMAIGTQNAFVLAQSLRREHHLPVALLCVLCDALLVAAGVFGLATVLAQNPTLLAVARWGGVIFLLWYGSKALRRACSKQSLQQGDGSGQRSRRAVLLSALAVTLLNPHVYLDTVLLIGSLGAQQTEPGAYVAGAASASLLWFFTLALGAAWLAPWLARPATWRLLDLLVAVMMFAVAAQLIRG encoded by the coding sequence ATGTGGCAAAGCTATCTCAACGGCCTGCTGGTGGCCGCCGGGCTGATCATGGCGATCGGCACCCAGAACGCCTTCGTACTTGCGCAAAGCCTGCGCCGCGAACATCACCTGCCGGTGGCCCTGTTATGCGTGCTGTGTGATGCGCTGTTGGTCGCCGCAGGCGTGTTCGGCCTGGCCACCGTGCTGGCGCAGAACCCGACCTTGCTGGCGGTGGCGCGTTGGGGTGGCGTTATATTCCTGCTGTGGTACGGCAGCAAGGCACTGCGCCGCGCCTGCTCGAAACAAAGCCTGCAACAGGGCGATGGCAGCGGCCAACGCTCGCGCCGCGCAGTGCTGCTGAGCGCACTGGCGGTCACCTTGCTCAACCCCCACGTGTACCTGGACACGGTGTTGCTGATCGGTTCCCTCGGCGCCCAGCAAACCGAGCCCGGTGCCTACGTGGCCGGCGCCGCCAGCGCCTCGCTGCTGTGGTTCTTCACCCTGGCCCTGGGCGCCGCCTGGCTGGCCCCTTGGCTGGCGCGGCCGGCCACCTGGCGGCTGTTGGACCTGCTGGTGGCAGTGATGATGTTTGCCGTGGCCGCACAGCTGATTCGCGGCTGA
- a CDS encoding di-heme oxidoreductase family protein → MLLSPVRYTALLLAACLAGCDEAPRFTKAEPGEAQSAGSATVKRSDQNAFALPSANLSAERRLDFSVGNSFFRSPWVIAPSTTTARDGLGPLFNTNACQNCHVKDGRGHPPEADANNAVSMLVRLSLPDAPAYAREIERLGVVPEPVYGTQLQDMAVPGVAPEGKVRVDYTPVPVTFDDGTVVQLRQPHLQITQLGYGPMHPDTRFSARVAPPMIGLGLLEAIAEADLLTNAAQQAKQFPGIQGRPNYVWDDAQGKTVLGRFGWKAGQPNLNQQNVHAFSGDMGLTTSLLDHDECTAAQTACLAAPNGNGPNGEPEVSDNILRLVTFYTRNLGVPARRDVNAAQVLAGKNLFYQAGCQACHTPQFTTAVNSTEPELANQLIRPYSDLLLHDMGPGLADNRSEFKAGGQDWRTTPLWGIGLSETVSGHSQFLHDGRARNLLEAVLWHGGEAQAAQRQVLSFNAEQRNALLAFLNSL, encoded by the coding sequence ATGCTCTTGTCGCCTGTCCGTTACACAGCCCTGTTGCTGGCCGCGTGCCTGGCAGGCTGCGACGAGGCTCCGCGCTTTACCAAGGCCGAACCCGGCGAAGCGCAAAGTGCCGGCAGCGCGACGGTCAAGCGCAGTGACCAGAACGCCTTTGCCTTGCCCTCGGCCAACCTGTCGGCCGAGCGCCGGCTGGACTTCAGCGTGGGCAACAGCTTTTTCCGCAGCCCCTGGGTGATTGCACCGTCCACCACCACCGCGCGTGACGGCCTGGGCCCGCTGTTCAATACCAATGCGTGCCAGAACTGCCACGTAAAAGATGGCCGAGGTCATCCGCCTGAAGCCGATGCAAACAATGCGGTATCGATGCTGGTGCGCCTGTCCCTGCCCGATGCGCCGGCCTATGCCCGGGAAATCGAGCGGCTGGGCGTGGTACCGGAGCCTGTGTATGGCACGCAGTTGCAAGACATGGCCGTCCCCGGCGTAGCGCCCGAAGGCAAGGTGCGCGTCGACTACACCCCTGTGCCGGTAACGTTCGACGACGGCACCGTGGTGCAACTGCGCCAACCGCACTTGCAGATCACCCAGCTCGGCTACGGGCCGATGCACCCGGACACGCGGTTTTCCGCCCGTGTCGCGCCGCCCATGATCGGCCTGGGCCTGCTGGAAGCCATTGCCGAGGCAGACCTGCTGACCAACGCCGCGCAACAGGCCAAACAGTTCCCAGGTATCCAGGGCCGGCCCAACTACGTATGGGACGACGCCCAAGGCAAAACAGTGCTGGGCCGCTTTGGCTGGAAAGCCGGGCAACCGAACCTCAACCAGCAGAACGTGCATGCCTTCTCCGGTGACATGGGCCTGACCACAAGCCTGCTTGACCATGACGAGTGCACCGCCGCCCAGACCGCGTGCCTGGCGGCCCCCAACGGCAATGGCCCGAACGGTGAGCCTGAAGTCAGTGATAACATCCTGCGCCTGGTGACCTTCTACACCCGCAACCTGGGCGTGCCGGCCCGCCGTGACGTGAACGCAGCGCAAGTACTGGCCGGCAAGAACCTGTTCTACCAGGCCGGTTGCCAGGCGTGCCACACGCCGCAGTTCACCACCGCCGTCAATAGCACGGAGCCGGAACTGGCCAACCAGCTGATTCGCCCCTACAGCGACCTGTTGTTGCATGACATGGGCCCGGGGCTTGCGGATAATCGCAGCGAATTCAAGGCCGGTGGCCAGGACTGGCGCACCACGCCGCTGTGGGGGATCGGCCTGTCCGAAACCGTCAGCGGCCACAGCCAGTTCCTGCACGACGGCCGTGCCCGCAACCTGCTCGAAGCCGTGCTCTGGCACGGCGGCGAAGCCCAGGCGGCACAACGACAGGTACTAAGTTTTAACGCCGAGCAGCGCAATGCGTTGCTGGCCTTTTTGAATTCTTTATAG
- a CDS encoding LysR family transcriptional regulator ArgP: MFDYKLLSALAAVVEQAGFERAAQVLGLSQSAVSQRIKLLEARVGQPVLVRATPPEPTEIGRRLLNHVQQVRLLEGDLQSQVPALDEEGVPQRLRIALNADSLATWWASSVGQFCAQRQLLLDLVVEDQDVGLKRMRAGDVAACLCAAERPVAGARSELLGAMRYRALASPAFMQRHFADGQVIERLARTPAIVFGPDDLLQHRYMSSLGLDGAFQHHLCPSSEGFIRLTEAGLGWGLVPELQVREQLAQGRLVELLPENPIDVPLYWHHWRNGGQLLGQLTEHLAGQARQWLVQEQLLETRRSGQ, from the coding sequence ATGTTCGATTACAAACTGCTCTCGGCCCTGGCGGCCGTGGTCGAGCAGGCCGGTTTCGAACGGGCTGCCCAGGTGCTTGGGCTGTCGCAGTCGGCGGTGTCGCAGCGCATCAAGTTGCTGGAGGCGCGGGTCGGCCAACCGGTGCTGGTGCGCGCCACGCCGCCAGAGCCCACCGAGATTGGCCGCCGCCTGCTCAACCATGTGCAGCAAGTGCGCCTGTTGGAGGGCGACCTGCAAAGCCAGGTGCCGGCGCTGGACGAGGAGGGCGTACCGCAACGCCTGCGCATTGCCTTGAATGCCGATAGCCTGGCCACTTGGTGGGCGTCGTCGGTGGGCCAGTTTTGCGCGCAACGCCAGTTGCTGCTCGATTTGGTGGTAGAGGATCAGGACGTCGGCCTCAAACGCATGCGCGCCGGTGACGTGGCGGCCTGCCTATGCGCCGCCGAACGGCCGGTGGCCGGTGCGCGCAGCGAGTTGCTGGGGGCTATGCGCTACCGGGCGCTGGCAAGCCCGGCATTCATGCAGCGCCACTTTGCCGACGGCCAGGTGATCGAACGGCTGGCTCGCACGCCGGCCATCGTCTTTGGCCCGGACGACCTGTTGCAGCATCGCTACATGTCGTCGTTGGGCCTGGATGGCGCTTTCCAGCATCATTTATGTCCCTCCTCGGAGGGTTTCATACGTCTCACCGAGGCGGGTTTGGGCTGGGGCCTGGTGCCGGAGTTGCAGGTGCGCGAGCAACTGGCCCAAGGGCGCCTGGTAGAGCTGTTGCCGGAAAATCCGATTGATGTGCCTTTGTATTGGCATCATTGGCGCAATGGCGGGCAATTGCTGGGACAATTGACCGAACACCTGGCGGGGCAAGCCCGGCAGTGGCTGGTGCAAGAGCAACTTTTGGAAACAAGGCGGAGCGGTCAATGA
- a CDS encoding NAD-dependent epimerase/dehydratase family protein, translated as MKILVTGASGFIGGRFARHALEQGLEVRVNGRRAEGVEHLVKRGAQFVQGDLTDPDLARRLCIGVEAVVHCAGAVGQWGRYQDFYRGNVEVTENVVEACLKEHVRRLVHLSSPSIYFDGRSHLGIREEQVPKRFFDHYSKTKFMAEQKVFGAAEFGLQVLALRPRMVTGAGDMSIFPRLLKMQHKNRLAIIGNGLNKVDFTSIQNLNDALVSALHVGEAALGKAYNISNGAPVPVWDVVNYVMRQVHLPQVTRYRSFGLGYSAAALNEFACLLWPGRPQPTLSRLGMHIMNKDFTLDIARARHHLDYAPTVSLWAALDEFCGWWKAQEHRGRQ; from the coding sequence ATGAAAATTCTGGTCACCGGCGCGAGCGGCTTCATCGGCGGGCGCTTTGCGCGCCATGCCCTGGAGCAAGGGCTTGAGGTTCGCGTCAACGGGCGCCGCGCCGAAGGTGTCGAACACCTGGTCAAGCGCGGCGCGCAGTTCGTCCAGGGCGACCTGACCGACCCGGACCTGGCGCGCCGCCTATGCATCGGCGTCGAGGCGGTGGTGCATTGCGCCGGGGCCGTGGGCCAATGGGGGCGTTACCAGGACTTTTATCGGGGTAACGTCGAGGTCACCGAAAACGTGGTCGAGGCGTGCCTCAAGGAGCATGTGCGACGCCTGGTGCACCTGTCCTCGCCGTCGATTTATTTCGATGGCCGGTCGCACCTGGGGATTCGTGAGGAACAAGTGCCCAAGCGCTTTTTCGATCACTACAGCAAGACCAAATTCATGGCCGAGCAAAAAGTGTTCGGCGCCGCCGAATTCGGCCTGCAAGTGCTGGCGCTGCGCCCGCGCATGGTCACCGGTGCCGGTGACATGAGCATTTTCCCGAGGCTGTTGAAAATGCAGCACAAAAATCGCCTGGCCATCATCGGCAACGGTTTGAACAAGGTCGACTTCACCAGCATCCAGAACCTCAACGATGCCCTGGTCAGCGCCCTGCACGTGGGCGAGGCCGCCTTGGGCAAAGCCTACAACATCAGCAACGGTGCACCGGTGCCGGTGTGGGACGTGGTCAACTACGTGATGCGCCAGGTGCACCTGCCCCAGGTCACGCGTTATCGTTCCTTTGGCCTGGGCTACAGCGCCGCCGCGTTGAACGAGTTCGCCTGCTTGCTGTGGCCCGGCCGGCCGCAACCGACCCTGTCGCGCCTGGGGATGCATATCATGAACAAGGATTTCACGTTGGACATCGCCCGCGCCAGGCATCATTTGGATTACGCTCCCACGGTCAGCCTGTGGGCGGCATTGGATGAGTTCTGCGGCTGGTGGAAGGCGCAAGAGCACCGCGGCCGCCAATGA
- a CDS encoding imelysin family protein, translated as MIRMPLATASLLAIAISLAGCGDDKDKAASAQAPTPAPAAAAAATPANPSTGVLDQTAAKAVVGHYAEMVFAVYSDAESTAKTLRTAIDTFLANPNDQTLKAARQAWVAARVPYLQSEVFRFGNTIIDDWEGQVNAWPLDEGLIDYVDKSYEPALGNPGASANIIANTQIQIGEDKVDVKDITPEKLASLNELGGSEANVATGYHAIEFLLWGQDLNGTGPGAGNRPASDYVEGAGATGGHNDRRRAYLKAVTDLLVSDLEEMVGNWKPNVADNYRATLEAEPVDSGLRKMLFGMGSLSLGELAGERMKVSLEANSPEDEQDCFSDNTHNSHFYDAKGIRNVYLGEYTRVDGTKMTGPSLSSLVAKADPATDETLKADLAATEAKIQVMVDHAAKGEHYDQLIAAGNTAGNQIVRDAIASLVKQTGAIEQAAGKLGITDLNPDNADHEF; from the coding sequence ATGATTCGTATGCCTCTGGCCACCGCCAGTCTGCTGGCCATTGCCATCTCTCTCGCTGGTTGCGGCGATGACAAGGACAAGGCGGCCAGTGCCCAGGCGCCGACCCCGGCACCCGCGGCCGCGGCCGCTGCAACCCCCGCCAACCCGAGCACCGGCGTGCTTGACCAGACCGCTGCCAAGGCCGTGGTCGGGCATTACGCCGAGATGGTATTCGCGGTGTACAGCGATGCCGAATCCACTGCCAAAACCCTGCGTACTGCGATCGATACGTTCCTGGCCAACCCGAACGACCAAACCCTGAAAGCCGCCCGCCAGGCCTGGGTTGCCGCGCGCGTGCCGTACCTGCAGAGCGAAGTGTTCCGCTTCGGCAACACCATCATCGACGACTGGGAAGGCCAAGTGAACGCCTGGCCTCTGGACGAAGGCCTGATCGACTACGTCGACAAGAGCTACGAGCCGGCCCTGGGTAACCCGGGCGCCAGCGCCAACATCATCGCCAACACCCAGATCCAGATCGGCGAAGACAAGGTCGACGTAAAAGACATCACCCCCGAGAAGCTCGCCAGCCTCAATGAACTGGGTGGCTCGGAGGCCAACGTCGCCACCGGTTACCATGCCATCGAATTCCTGCTGTGGGGCCAGGACCTCAACGGTACCGGCCCAGGCGCCGGCAACCGCCCAGCATCCGATTACGTCGAAGGCGCCGGTGCCACCGGTGGCCACAACGACCGCCGCCGGGCCTACCTCAAGGCCGTCACCGACCTGCTGGTCAGCGACCTGGAAGAGATGGTCGGCAACTGGAAGCCCAACGTGGCCGACAACTACCGCGCCACCCTGGAAGCGGAGCCCGTGGACAGCGGCCTGCGCAAGATGCTGTTCGGCATGGGCAGCCTGTCGCTGGGCGAACTGGCGGGCGAGCGCATGAAGGTATCGTTGGAGGCCAACTCGCCGGAAGACGAGCAGGACTGCTTCAGCGACAACACCCACAACTCGCACTTCTATGACGCCAAGGGCATCCGCAACGTTTACCTGGGCGAGTACACCCGCGTCGACGGCACCAAGATGACCGGCCCGAGCCTGTCCTCGCTGGTAGCAAAAGCCGACCCGGCCACCGACGAAACCCTGAAGGCTGATCTGGCCGCCACCGAAGCCAAGATCCAGGTCATGGTCGACCATGCCGCCAAAGGCGAGCACTACGACCAACTGATCGCTGCCGGCAACACCGCAGGCAACCAGATCGTGCGTGACGCCATCGCCTCCCTGGTCAAGCAGACCGGTGCGATCGAGCAGGCGGCAGGCAAGCTGGGCATTACCGACCTGAACCCGGACAATGCAGACCACGAGTTCTGA
- a CDS encoding putative bifunctional diguanylate cyclase/phosphodiesterase — MKLELKNSLSVKLLRVVLLSALIVGVVLSCAQIVFDVHKTRQAISSDAERILGMFRDPSTQAVYSLDREMGMQVIEGLFQDDAVRMASIGHPNETMLAEKSREPLQLATRWLTDPILGEERSFTTQLVGRGPYSEYYGDLSITLDTATYGQAFITSSVIIFVSGVLRALAMGLVLYLVYHWLLTKPLSQIIKHLAQINPDRPSQHKLPLLKGHETNELGQWINTANQLLESIERNTHLRHEAENSLLRMAQYDFLTGLPNRQQLQQQLDKILVDAGRLQRRVAVLCVGLDDFKGINEQFSYQIGDQLLLALADRLRAHSGRLGALARLGGDQFALVQADIDQPYQAAELAQNILDDLEAAFDLNPHEIRLRATIGITLFPEDGDSTEKLLQKAEQTMTLAKSRSRNRYQFYIASVDSEMRKRREMEKDLREALARDQLFLVYQPQISYRDHRIVGVEALIRWQHPELGLIPPDQFIPLAEQNGSIIAIGEWVLDQACKQLREWLDQGFDLRMAANLSTVQLHHAELPRVVNNLLQIYRLPPRSLELEVTETGLMEDISTAAQHLLSLRRSGALIAIDDFGTGYSSLSYLKSLPLDKIKIDKSFVQDLIDDDDDATIVRAIIQLGKSLGMQVIAEGVETAEQEAYVISEGCHEGQGYHYSKPLPARELTAFLKQAQRNRAATLQG; from the coding sequence TTGAAGCTGGAACTCAAAAACAGCTTGTCGGTCAAGTTGCTGCGGGTCGTGTTGTTGTCGGCGCTGATTGTGGGTGTCGTGCTCAGTTGCGCGCAAATCGTCTTCGACGTGCACAAAACCCGCCAGGCCATCTCCAGCGACGCCGAGCGTATCCTTGGCATGTTCCGCGACCCATCTACACAGGCGGTGTACAGCCTCGACCGGGAAATGGGCATGCAGGTGATCGAAGGCCTGTTTCAGGACGACGCCGTGCGCATGGCCTCCATCGGCCACCCCAACGAAACCATGCTGGCGGAAAAGTCCCGCGAGCCACTGCAACTGGCCACCCGCTGGCTGACCGACCCGATCCTGGGCGAGGAGCGCAGCTTCACCACGCAACTGGTGGGCCGCGGCCCCTACAGCGAATACTACGGCGACCTGAGCATTACCCTGGACACGGCCACCTATGGGCAGGCGTTCATTACCAGTTCGGTGATCATTTTCGTCTCCGGGGTGCTACGCGCCTTGGCCATGGGCCTGGTGTTGTACCTGGTCTATCACTGGCTGCTGACCAAGCCACTGTCGCAGATCATCAAGCATTTGGCTCAGATCAACCCAGACCGCCCCAGCCAGCACAAGCTGCCGCTGCTCAAGGGCCATGAAACCAACGAGCTGGGCCAGTGGATCAACACCGCCAACCAACTGCTCGAATCCATCGAACGCAACACCCACTTGCGTCATGAAGCCGAAAACAGCTTGCTGCGCATGGCCCAGTACGACTTTCTCACCGGCCTGCCCAACCGTCAGCAACTGCAGCAGCAACTGGACAAGATCCTGGTGGACGCTGGCCGCCTGCAGCGCCGCGTGGCCGTGTTGTGCGTGGGGCTGGACGACTTCAAAGGCATCAACGAACAGTTCAGCTACCAGATCGGCGACCAGTTGCTGCTGGCCCTGGCCGACCGTCTGCGCGCCCACAGCGGCCGGCTCGGCGCACTGGCCCGCCTGGGCGGCGACCAGTTCGCGCTGGTGCAGGCCGACATCGACCAGCCCTACCAGGCGGCGGAACTGGCGCAAAACATCCTCGATGACCTGGAAGCGGCCTTCGATCTGAACCCCCACGAGATTCGCCTGCGCGCCACCATCGGCATCACCCTGTTCCCCGAAGACGGCGACAGCACCGAGAAGCTGCTGCAAAAAGCCGAACAGACCATGACCCTTGCCAAGTCGCGCTCGCGCAATCGCTACCAGTTCTACATCGCCAGCGTCGACAGCGAGATGCGCAAGCGCCGCGAGATGGAAAAAGACCTGCGCGAAGCCTTGGCCCGCGACCAACTGTTCCTGGTGTACCAGCCGCAGATCAGCTACCGCGACCACCGCATCGTCGGCGTCGAAGCGTTGATCCGCTGGCAGCACCCGGAACTCGGCTTGATCCCGCCCGACCAGTTCATCCCCCTGGCCGAGCAGAATGGCAGCATCATCGCCATTGGCGAATGGGTGCTCGACCAGGCCTGCAAGCAACTGCGCGAATGGCTCGACCAAGGCTTCGACCTGCGCATGGCGGCCAACCTGTCCACCGTGCAACTGCACCACGCGGAGCTGCCACGGGTGGTCAACAACCTGCTGCAAATCTACCGCCTGCCGCCGCGCAGCCTGGAGCTGGAAGTTACCGAGACCGGCCTGATGGAAGACATCAGCACCGCCGCCCAGCACCTGCTGAGCCTGCGCCGCTCCGGCGCGCTGATCGCCATCGACGACTTCGGCACCGGTTATTCGTCGCTCAGCTACCTCAAGTCCCTGCCCCTGGACAAGATCAAGATCGACAAGAGCTTCGTGCAGGACCTGATCGATGACGATGACGACGCCACCATCGTGCGGGCGATCATTCAGCTGGGCAAAAGCCTGGGGATGCAGGTGATTGCCGAAGGCGTGGAAACCGCCGAGCAAGAGGCGTACGTGATTTCCGAAGGCTGCCACGAGGGCCAGGGTTACCACTACAGCAAACCGCTGCCAGCGCGAGAGTTGACGGCTTTCCTGAAGCAGGCGCAACGCAACCGTGCCGCCACCCTGCAGGGCTGA